The genomic region atttttctcTGGCAACTATTCCAAGATGCGGTTTTGACTCGAGATGTCATGAGAAGGCGAAAATGGGCAGGAAATCCTAAATGCTCGTTTTGTAATGAAGTGGAAACCTCACAACATCTCTTTTTCACTTGTCCTGTGGCTAGGGTGGTGTGGAGGACAGTTGGGTGTGTTTTTGGCACATCGTTGTGCCCAAACAACCTTTGGCAGTATTTCTCCTGGTGTTACATCTTCCTTCCTGATGGGGCTAAATTTTATACTTTTGGTTTGGCAGCTATGTGCTGGGCGATTTGGATCAGTCGCAATCAGGCTACCTTTGAGCACAAGTCTCTTAAAAGTCCTTTTAATGTGGTGTATGCTGCTTGTGGTTTTTTGACATACTGGGCAGGTTTGATGGCTGGTGAGGACCGGGAGTCCATGGAGCGTGGAGCCAAGATGCTGAGGTCGAACGCGTCGGCGATGATGAGGATCTGTGCACCACCGTCAACGACGAACTGATGCTGCTGCACCATCTAAGAAACTTCATCGATATGTCTGCCTAGTTTGGTTAACTCCACTCCTGCGCGAGTGTTTTTGGTCTCCCTTGAGTTTGCCCGTGGGCATGGTGGTGTTGGACTGTTATAGCTCCTGTTGGAGTTTGCCTGGTTCTGTTAGTTTGCCCGTGGGCATGGTGGTGTTGGACTGTTATAGCTCCTGTTGGAGTTTGCCTGGTTCTGTTAGGTCTAGAGGTTTTGTGTGATGCTAGGTGTCACTGGGTTTTCGCCCCGCGATGAGCTGCTCGATGACGGGTGCTCATAGTGGGTTTCCCAGTGATGCTTTGATCTCGCCTTACCCCTTTCTAGTTTCCTTATGCTGTAGTCGTTTATGTTGGGTCGTATGCGGTGAACTTTGTATTTCCGTTATGCTTTTAATGGAAAGGGGTTATGGCCCGGGTCAAAAAAAAAGGAGGTTTACCAGTTGGATCTATAATTACACAAAAAAGGCCCAAGTTTGGATTTTTGAAGCACAGTACATCAGAGCACTTTATTTTGAAAAGTTGTTGCTGTAGCACTTATTATTGTTAGTAATTTCTAAAATATTTCATAGTTTGCCATCCAAACGGGTGTCACATGCATTTCTAAAAATATTTGTTAATTTTACTGCTACATAATCATTCAATTATACTCACACATTGTATAAATTTTGATTTGATGCAAATAAGATGCAATTCCATAGTTTGCCATCCAAACATGATTTGGTATTGAAACCTCCTTGAGATTCCATGAGTTCTGGCGAATTGGAATTACAGTTTCCTCACCGAATTGGAATTGAAACTAATTCAATACGGAGGCCTCCGATACAGACATCCAAACGCAGCGTTAACTAATATTGTACTAATAGGTAAAGCAAATGAACTCTGGCGTAACATAGACTAACCTGATTGAGGTCCTTCCCTTCTCATGCCTAGGCTCATCAGCACAAGTGTCTTGGTCCCCCAGCACAGCCTCCATTCCTCTCTGAAAATGAACAAACATCAGTTAAGAGGTCATGTGATCTTGCTCTTGCATAAAGAAGAAGAAATCCTGTCAACAGTCAACACACAGCGACAGCAGCTGCAGCACTTACCACCAAAAGCTGGCCAGCTTCTTCATGCTTGCCTTTCATTCCAAGGCGGAGAACCTCCGCAGCTAACTGGTTCGCATTCAGCTTCCAAGCGCGAACCGAATGTGGCACCTTATTTGACGGGACTCATCAGTCGGCGAATCCCTATTTGACGCCCGCAGGCGACCTAATATAATAATTAATTGGGTAGGCCCAGTAACAGGTTTGGTACTGCTTTGTTCGTTGcgggttttctttttctgtttgcagtttttTTGTTCTGGTTTTGTTTAGGTACTCCCCATCCGTTTTTGTCAAGATACTCCCCCAGCTGGTATTATGAGGATTCTAGAAGGTTCCATGCATGGGTTTTTTCAGTTTCTTGTCTTCacttttttttgctcgtttttcttttctttatctttttttttttgctttttcttttcaTTTATAAATCTACTATTTTCTATACATAATATTTTTTATTTAGTTaatatatatttttgcacaaaaattaGAACAACGTAAATGGGCCACAACTCTTCCAGTCCATTTAGGTCGACGTGGGAGTGTCCTGTTCCCTCATCTATCTGACGCCTGATATAGAACAACTACCATTTGTCATGCACAGTGGAGTCCGCACCGCTCCTGGCAGCTACAACTCTTGACCCAGGAGCGGCGAGTCGCCATGCCATGGCCCCGAAGCGTTGGCCAAATTAGTGCAAAGCTAGAACTTCAAATAAATTGGAGCGGAATAGTTCCCATCACATCTCAAACAAGAAGTAAACCCAATGTAAATTCTAACACAAAAATGTTCCCCATTTTATGATTATATAATACCAGAATTCGACaatcttcatgcacaaccaagtcCCTGCGCCCGTATTATTACACACTAAAAACAAATAAATAAGTAGTCTACTATAACTCTAACAATATATATATAAACAGATCAACTCTCCCCGCCTCACGCAGAAAACCCATCCAGCCAAACCATACACGTGGCAGACGGCCATGGGCCTACAGGCCGCTGCTCGACGCCTCCATCATGCCGGTGCGGATCTGGTCGCCGATGTCCTTGACGTGGCCCGGGCCGTGGGGGATGAACACCGTGGTGGTCTTCGAGTTGTCCCCGAGCTCCTTGATGGTGTCGAAGTACTGGGTGACCATGATCAGGTCCATCACCTCCTTGGCGCTCGTGCCCGACACCGAGTGCGAGAAGTTGAGGATGTTCTCCCGCAGGCCGTCCGTGATGGCCTGCCGCTGCTTGGCGATGCCGACCCCCGACAGGTACTTGGCCTCGGCCTCCCCTTCCGCCTTCTTCACCAGATGGATCTTCTCCGCTTCTCCTTTGTAGACGCTCGCAAGCTGGAGCCGTTGGGCTGTGTGACAAGGGTTGACAGGCTAAAGTGAGCACACATTGCATATAAACAGAACTGCTTAGAACCTAAACAAGTGTACTCTATTAGAGAACAACCATATGAAGCATGAGAAGAGAAGACAGCAATTTAAGAGTTGGGTAAGAACTGAGATAAGTTTTGAAGACAATCCAGCATGTAATAAACATTTCCTAGGCTGCACAACCTGAAAACAGGACTCTGGATACAGATACACTACTGCTCAAAACAGCATTATACCTGCATTTATGTCGTTCATTGCTCTGCGAACAGCAGCATCAGGGATGATGTCAACCATGAGAATGTGCTCAATGCTGTAACCATAATCTGACATCACCTGGACAAACAGAGGTAGCATTCATCAAGTTTCCATGCAAGGCCAAAAATACCAGTGCTCAGCAGACCATCCAAGAAGATGATGTACATAACACACGATCAGTTCCTCAAGAGATGGTACAACAAGAAACTACAAAGCATTGCCAATAATGGAGGGGGGAACCGTTCTTTTAGGGGACAAACACACATTAGCAATCAGCAATAAAAATAAGGTTAAGCAACAGATAGCATTGTAcaaatcatagttaaaaaaggtgcgcctaagcgagcgcttaagcgcgcctaggctctaggcgttggcaaaacgcattgcacataactacgcttaatctgtgcataagtgcgcataagcatgcgctttggtcagtaaagcgcaaggcggtggcaaaacgcacaattaacgcctagcgcttctTTGAACTATGGTACAGATCAGACAAGATTTTGGTTCTCAGAAATTAAAACCAATCGTCAGAGGAAGAAATAAACAAACATGATGTTTATAATTTGATAACCATGTACTTGTCTGAGCAGTGAGATAAGTTGAACTGAACTACTTCAGTGGTATTAAAGTGAATCATAAATCCAAGTTTCCCAAAAGTGTAGTAACATCTGTCGGTATCATCAGAATAGCATTTTCAGCAGTTACAAAAACAAATTGCTGATCAATCCAGCAGACTGATTTAAATACATGTAACAATGTGCCATGGCCGTATGTAATACACGTAACAAGGAAAATAGGTTAATGGAGTTACCTTTTCAAGCTCCTCAAGTACAGCCTTTGCGACATCATTCTTTTGCTCAAAAAGACTGTCCAGCTCCATTCTTGGAACTATGGCTCGAACCACTATTTTGCAGAAAAAGAACACCAGCCACCAGCTTAGGCTTTGAAGAAACAGTATAAACGGCACAGCAAGATACTAATATTTACCATCAAAGACGTAGGACTGAATTTGCTGTTGGGGATTCTGCAACTCGTAGAATGCATCGTCTGCATTCTCCTTAACAACCCGGTATTGAATTGTACAGATCAGCTGAACAAACACATTATCCTGCAGGGAAAAAGAGATCATCGGTTGTTTCAGCAAGTATAGAAACAAGCAAAGCCATCGATGTTATGACAATGGCCCTTCAATGACACATATTTCCCTTTGATTTTTAACTACTATGGCCTATCCATCATATGGTCAGAAACTCAGAATGTGTGAACGATTGGGTTATTATGGCCGAGTTTCCTAACATCTACCATCAGAAGAAAAATTAGATAAAAAGGAAGGTTTGCTCCAGCTATAAACCCAATTCAGTTGCAGATGACCCAACATTGTGCAAGCAATGTTCTCCCACTTCCACACATAATTTCTCGGCCAATATTAATATCATCCCAAGACGTAACACTACTCTATTTTTCCTCACATTCAGAGATACTTGAGCGGCCATAGCTAGCATCCCTGCGTGCAGCGATCTCACTGTAACACGACAATTATTTGATCTTTGAACTACCAAGCACCTCCCAAAGGACAACCCAGAACTGGTTTGGAACGGCAAAACAAAATTTCCCCACTAGCTTCCATGGGGATTGCAACAACCCGCAAACACATATGCATTATTATGTGTCTACTGAAGTAGAAACTAGTAACATGACATTATTGACAGGGTCGCTCCACTGGACCAGACACAGGGGCAGGGATGGGCCCCGGGCGCAGAGAGTTCTTAATTTGGCGATTTTTGCAGGCTTGGCCAGGGGTGTTTCAACTCATGGCAACCACCTTCCCGACGCTGCAGATAGTTGGGCAACCATCCCAGCAGGAGCAACTGCATCTGCTTCTCTTACAGCAGTTGGTCAGTATTAATCGCGAATCTAGCGCCGTCGAGTGAGAACGGCGATCGATCGATCTAGGGCAGGCCGTCATCCATCAATCCAGGGGGgaacagagcagagcagagcaatcGTGACGTGGCAGGAAGGAAGGGAGGCGAACCTTGGTCTTGGTCTCGACCTTGACGTCGAGCGACTGGACGCGGGTGGAGAGGGTCCCGGCGACGAGCTCGCCGGCGAAGGGGTTGAAGAAGTGGAGGCCCGGCTCGGCGAGGCGGAGGAAGCGGCCCCACTTCTCGACCACCGCCACGTTGGCCTGCTCCACGCACCCGCAGAAGAGGAAGAAGGCGCTCAccatctccgccgctcccctcctgcTCCCGCCTCGCCGTCCGGCCGGATGGATCGCTCGATGGATGGATTCCGGCGACGGATTCGGGGGATTTCCGTTCCGATTGCGGTGCGCGGCGCTTACTTTTCTCCCCTTCCGACCCGCTTTACCCTTTTCTTATTTGTTTCTGGTTTGTTTTATGTGCGGGTGCGGCACGGAAGGAAGCCCCGTGCGCGTACGTGGGAGGCGTCCTGGCCGTGCGGGCACGGTCCACGTGGCGCCGGGGAGAAAAGTGTGCCGGGACTACTTCCGGAAAGAGAAGATATTTCGAGATAGTACTACTGCTACTCGATGAAATGTCTTTTTTTTTAACATAAGTACAGacataagcgctcatatacacgcgcatacactaaCCCTTATaagcgcgcgcacacacaccctatccctatgagcacctccgagagactgagccggcatatcatcttgagatttacgaagtcaccgtaggcgcctcgtcgtcgacggaaacgtctcctcccacgcgcatcgccggaaatcctgaaataaatccaggaataatgcgagcaccaggatttaaaccctgatgggttgggaataccactgtccacctaaccaactcaaccatagGTTGATTCGCACTCGATGAAATATCTGGTGAACCAAGTTACGGTAGAAGCTCCGTATATAGAAACTATATCGGGTGGAAATATCTACTCAATCAGGGTTTTCTACAAAAGGTTTACTACCTGCTTTACTACCCCTTTTTATATTTTAGGTCAAACTTTGACCTTTATTTTAAATATTAAAATATACCCAGAAAATAGTATCATTGGAAACCtctttcaaatatgaatccaataaTACAGGTTTTGTGATATACAACTTATACTTTGATAGTCAAATCTACGATCAAagtttggcacaaaatacgaaggagaccaataaACCCAGACGGATGTAGTACTAAAACTCGATGGCTTTTGaaaaaaacagtgagtaattggtTTTATGCAAACCGAGCCAAAAATGTGGTAGTTTTGTGCAATTAACTCAATATATCTAGGGTTAGCAGTGCCTAAAACCTACCCGCAAAAAAACAAATTCTAAAACTGAAATAGGATAGTTTTTTTGAAGGGTGATATGGGATAGTTGACATTTGCACCGAGCACCGTCAAGATCTGGCTTCTCGCCAAGCTCATATAGAAGCCCACTCCTCTCCAAGACGTTTTGTCATGATTCTTGGACGTTGATTGTTTCTGCTCCTGTTGCCTCTGTGCCTTGGCAGATATGCCGTTGCGGTCTGCCTTGGAGGGGCAGGTGGAGTTGCTGCGCTCGGAGCTCCTCGGCATTGCTTCCTTTCGGCTCGAGGAAATGGTTTAACCCCTACGCGATGTTGTTGACTCCATGCAGAGTTGGATGCTTAAGATGGGAAACTTTCTGGAGCGAGCTCTCTCAGGTGCCGTATGGTACTGCAGACCATTTGATGTGTCTCGCCCCTTGGTTGTGCTTCATGTCAACCTTGAGGACAAGAGTGGAGCTGGGCTTCATGGATGTTTCTCCCCCTGCTAGGGTCATCTTGTCGTTGTCTGCCTCTTAGGGTTCATGCATCGATGTGGTTGTGGCTCCGATGCTACAGATCATGCCAGAGCATCTGGAGCCATGTAGAGAACCGATTTCGCCTCTGTCTGTGGAGCAATTGAAGGTGGACTCGTCGGCGACCTCATGCGAGGGGCAGGATTCACCTATGTCATGTGAAACTAGAGGCGCTTGAGTCCATCGTGTCGGTGGTTCCTATGGCCGATGATGTTGGTGACGTCGGTATGTTGGCGCGTGCTCCTTTGGAGCCCAGCTAACCGCTCGCCCTGGTGGATGATGGAGGTTTTGATGTTGCCGTCACCCATTCGCACGTGACCATTGGCCACGTGGAAACTGTGCCTGACAAGGTTGATCTGATTCTCTTCGAGGTAGAGCTTCACAGTTTGCTCAAATTGTTTGGAGGCGGCTAGTCCTGGATCTGGCAAGACGGTTGTGGAGAAGACTCTCAGAAGCAAAAGTAAGAAGAGTGCCGCCACAGCAAAGGCGTCTGCAGTTGCTTGATGGATGGTCAATCAGTCTCTTGGATTGTTCATAGGGTATGGCTTGCCTTTGTGGTTTTGGTGGTGTTGTGGTCTTCGCTCGAGGGGGTTTCTTTGTAGGGGTTGGTGGTCATTGTGAGTTGGGTTACTTGGGTATGGTTGTTGGGCTGATCGTGTGCTTATGGGATTGCATGCTCTGTGAGTAGTCCACGAATGGTTGGTTGGTGACCGTTTTCTTGCCCAATTTTCATTAATTAATTGGGCAATTCTCTTCTCCaaaattaatcgatgaggcaatttTTTTGCCTCcctttaaaaaaaagagaaacatTTGCATCTTCGCTCCCTTCCTGGTCGGATGAAGGCAACTCTTGTACCGAATATATCCAAGGCCCTCAATGAACAAAATATCCACTTCATGGGGGTGAACAAGATCTTTGCTTCGTAGGAATGAACAAGACCGTCACTCGTTGGAAAGAGAGGGCCCGTGAAGGAAGTAGATCCCCTGGGACTGAGAGAGGCATGGCTCAGAGCCAGGAAGGCGATCGTCAAGATCGCTGCAGAAAAGGATGGGGTTGCGCGGAATCGGTCGGGCGAAGCAACCAGATCACCTGCCCGAGCGGGTGATGCGCTGAGGAAAATCGGTGAAAGGCTGAAGGAGATGAGAGAGGATCTAATGCAGGGCTTAGGGGAGAGGGGATGCAAATCAAGATCCCCAGGAAAGGCCTGCTCGTACGACACGGATCCCCCTGACAAGGGCGGAGGGATCATGGATCCACAGAAAGAGGAAAGAGATCACATAGGAGGGAAGGAATCACCTATCAAATCGGCAGACCGTATGATGATTGGATCGGACCAGCAACAGGAACCAAGTATAAAAGGATCATCGAGGGATGGATCAAAACCTCCCATCACCAACACTGTCTCCTCAAGTGCAAACCCCTTCTCCATGGCGAACAAGGACAACCAAAAGAACAAGGCACCCATGGAAGGCGGGGCCGCTGCAGGCCGTGCCGGTGACGGCTGCAGCCTCGCCAGGGTGTTTCTGCGGGGTGAGTCCTCCCACGCCcaaggtgggagggctgccatGAGGAGGCTCGGAGCTGGCGGCGACGTCATCGCCCCAAGATTCCCGGTGAACCTGAACCCAGGGATCGATGACGTAGTGGAGTTGGACCTCACCAGAGAGAGAGCTGCGATGATGACCCGCTCGATTGCTGTGGGGCTCTTCTTCTCACCCCTGCCCTATAGCAATGAGGGCCTCTTCGATGAGCTCAAGAGAAAGTGGGGGCTCCGCGGCCGCCTCAACTACAAGCCCCTCAAGAACAATCGTTTCCTGCTGGAGTTTGAGCGGGAGGGTGATCGTCGTTTCATTCTCGAGAACGGCCCCTGGACTCACAAAGGCGACGCCTTCCTAATGGTGGCTGTGGACGGTGGCGCTCGGCCAGCTAATGTTGAGGTTGCTCACATGCCAGTTTGGGTTCGCATCCATGATGTGCCACCAATCATGCTGGATGAAGAGGTGGCCTGGAAGCTTGGTGAGAAACTAGGCGAGGTCCTTGAGGTGGACACAAATATCCATGGTAAGCTGTGGGGTGACTTCATTAGGGTTAGAGTGAGCCATGATGTAGATGAGCCCCTCCGTAGTAAAATCACCTCCCACGACAAGGCAAAAAATGAGATTTTCTTTTTAGAGGTTAAGTATGAGAGAGTACCATGTTTTTGTGGGTTTTGTGGCTTCCTTGGGCATGACCAACGCGATTGTAAGTTGCCGGAGGACCTCCAAGAGATGAGGTACACGGCAACAATGCGCGCCTCCCCATACAAAAATAGTAGCAGTAGAGGGGGATATGTCGCCCCGGTAGCAAATAGCGCCCGCCGGCTCCTTAGTTTCGGCAAGGAAGTGCACAGAGAGAGCTCAGCTAGACTGGCGAAACCTGACTACGAGATGATCCCCGAGGAGGTGCTCTCGAACCTGATGGTGCAGGAGGCGATAGCGGCGGTCAGTGCACTGAAAGTATCTAACGGGACTACCCAGACAAAGCAGCAAGCGCCCCTGGACAAGCCTGTAACCAAAGCTGCTGGAGGCGGGGTAGCACCCACGAGGTTCCTAAAGGCGGACTCCGATCCTGCCAAGGACCTCATGGCGGACAGCAAGGGGAGCCCGGCCAAACCTGCACCCCTGGGTCATGCGACAGAGGGGCTTCAGAATGCTGGGATGGAAGATTCGAAGGAGCCGGGTTTCGGCCCGGTTCCCCAGTTCATTGTGCCTGCTGGCGTCGTTCCCTTGCCTTCAGGAGGGGTGGATGGTGTGCTTgatactccgaacaaccttccagTAGGCTCACAGACAGGGACGATGACCCCCACAAGTGGAACTGCTGTTCAGATCAAGAAGCCACAAGAAAACAGGAGGACTAGAATCAGTACCGATCAGACGGTCTCCGTCCTTGGAAAGAGGGGTGATAGAGAGAAGGATGCAGACGTGATAAAAGAGAAGGCGTGCGAACAGAACAACAAGGAGCAGAAAAAGAAGAGTAAGGGCACCATGAAAGAGGAGGATGGAAAGTTTCTTGGCTGCGATGGCGGTAAGGAAGCAACCGGACCAGGGGCTCCCGGTAAACTGGTGGGTGCTAAGGATGGCGCCCACCAGGAGCCATGACGGTACTAAGCTGGAACTCTCGAGGCCTCGGGCAACCTCGAACAGTTCAAGTGCTAGTGTGCCTCGTGCACACATACAAGCCCAAGCTCGTCTTCCTCACTGAAACACGGCAAAGCAATAAGTATGTCATGAACCTCAAGGGGAGGCTGGGCCTCCGCCACTGTATCGCACAACCCGGCATTGGAAAAGGTGCCGGCATTGCCCTCTTCTATGATGAGAATGTTGAAATAAAAAAGATTGCCGTTGTGACGAGGTATATTGATGTGTTAATTCGCTTAAACCCTCATGGCTTGTTGTGGAGGGGTACTTTTGTTTATGGGGAACCAAAAGCCCATGAGCGCCACCACATGTGGACTCTGCTAAGAAGGATTAAAGACACACATAATCTACCTTGGCTGATGATGGGTGACTTCAATGAAACCATGTGGCAGTCTGAACACTTCTCTGCGGCAAAGAGGTCCGAGAAATATATGGAAGATTTTCGTAAAGCTCTGTCAGACTGTAACCTGTTTGATTTGGGGTTCAAAGGCCCGGGATGGACTTTTAACAACAAACAGGGAGGGCGAGACAATGTGTGTGCCCGTTTAGATAGAGTTGTAGCTTCACCTACTTGGACAGAGTACTTCAAAGAAGCCACAGTGGAACACATTTGTTCCTCGCGATCGGACCATTTACCTATCCTGATGCGAGTGGGCTGCAAGAAGGAATGGAGACCTGTGGGAGAAAAGGGCTCGCAAATTTTCAGATACGAACAAATGTGGGAGCGAGTGGATTCCCTGCAACCAACAGTCACCGCAGCTTGGAACAGAGATGGACCTGCAGTTAATTTACAGAAGGTAGGTGCCAAAATTCAGAACCTGCAGAAAGAGCTGAGGAACTGGGCGAGCAAAGATTTTGGCTCGGTCTTTAGAAAGACTGCAGAAATAAGGAAAAAACTTAGCAGGTTATGGAATGGCGCTCCATCGGCCGCTGCACAAGAGAAAACGAGCAAGCTTGGGCGGGAATTGGATGAGCTGCTACTGCGGGAAGAGATTATGTGGAGGCAACGATCACGAGCAACGTATATTAAACATGGGGACAGAAATACAAAGTGGTTCCAGCAGAAAGCGACatggagaaaaaagaaaaacacaatTATTAAACTCAAGGATGACAGGGGCATATGGGTTGAGGAAGACAAAGCTATACACAATATGACGATGGCTTTTTTCAAAAGCCTATATGAGAAAGAAGCGGGCATTGACCCCACTGAAATCCTGGAGCTTCTGACTGAACGCGTTGATGCAGCTATGAATGATGGCCTAACAAAATTCTTCACAGCCGAGGAAATTAGCGATGCTCTATTTCAGATCGACCCCCTTAAGGCACCGGGCTCGGATGGCCTCCCGGCCCGTTTCTTTCAAAGAAATTGGGGGGAAATTAAAGAGGATGTCGTGAGAGGTGTGCTAGATTTTTTTGAGAGAGATGTTCTCCCAGAAGGCATTAACGATACCGTGATTGTCCTCATACCAAAAGGAAAAGATCCTCAATCTCTGAAAGACTACAGACCAATCAGCCTTTGTAATGTCATCTACAAAGTGATTGCGAAGTGCCTCGTGAACCGCCTACGGCCTCTTCTTGATGGCATCATATCGGAGACCCAAAGTGCTTTCATTCCAGGAAGGATGATTACTGATAATGCTATCATTGCCTTTGAATGTTTCCATAAGATCCAACACAGCAGGAACGCCAGAGACACGTATTGCGCATATAAATTGGATTTGGCCAAAGCTTACGATAGGGTGGATTGGGATTTCTTGGAAGGAGTACTCAAGAAGGTGGGTTTTTGCGACAAATGGATGGGGTGGGTCATGCAGTGTGTTCGGTATGTGCGATATTCTGTGAGATGCAACGGAGTCTTGTTGGACCCTTTCATCCCCTCCCGGGGATTGCGACAGGGAGACCCTCTAAGTCCCTACCTCTTTCTCTTTGTCGCTGATGGTCTAGTGCATCTCTTGAAGAAGGAATTGGCGGTAAACAGTTTGACCCCTCTGAAGATTGCCAGAAACAGCCCGGGCATATCCAATCTTCTATTCGCAGATAACAGTCTGATTTTCTTCAAGGCGACACCGGAACAAGCTGAGACAATCAAAAGAGTTCTAAATACATTCCAGAGATGTACGGGCCAGCTGCTGAGTACGAGCAAATGCTCACTCCTCTTCAGCGAGATCTGCCCGGATGGCACTAGAGAGGAAATAAAGGGCATTCTTGGTGTGCAAACAGACTCTTTTGAAAGTAAGTATCTTGGATTGCCAACACCCGAGGGAAGAATGAAAGATGATAATTTTCAACCAATCATGGATAGGTTTGGCAAGAGATGCAATGACTGGACTGAGAAGTTCATGTCTTACGCCGCAAAGGAGGTCCACGTCAAATCGGTCGTTCAAGCCCTCCCTACTTTCACCATGAGTGTCTTCATGCTCTCCAAAGGTTTTTGTGAGAAGTATGAGAGGATGATCAGGGATTTTTGGTGGGGTGACGAGGAGGGGCATAGGAAGCTTCATTGGATGTCTTGGGAGCGTATGATAATGCCAAAAAGAGCGGGTGGCATTGGCTTCCGTGATATGCACTTGTTTAACCAGGCCCTCCTTGCAAAACAAGGCTGGAGACTGATCCAAAATCTGGATAGCCTATGCGCGAGAGTGCTCAAATCAAAGTACTATCCAAATGAAAACCTTCTGGATAGGTGTTCGCTTCTGATGCATCGCCGGTGTGGAGGGCAATTGAGTTTGGACTAGAACTCCTTAAGAAAGGCTTGATCTGGCGTGTAGGGGATGGAAAAAGTATATAGATCCAGAGGGACCAATGGATACCGAGACGTGAGGGTCTCATGACGGCAACATTTATAAGAAGGTCCCGAATCCGCTGGGTGAGCCAACTCTTACACCAAGATAGGAAAGAGTGGAATGAGGATCTAATTAGACAAATTTTCTTCCCCTTTGATGCTGATGAGATATGTAAGATCCCCATTCCTTCCTCGGATGTAGCGGACCAAGTGGCCTGGCACTATGAAAATAATGGAGTTTTCTCGGTGAGAAGTGCGTACAAATTGGCTGCTGCTGGGCTCCCCCAGATGGCCCAGAACCCATCAAATTCTTCTAAGAATCCAA from Triticum aestivum cultivar Chinese Spring chromosome 4A, IWGSC CS RefSeq v2.1, whole genome shotgun sequence harbors:
- the LOC100415822 gene encoding hypersensitive-induced response protein 4; the protein is MVSAFFLFCGCVEQANVAVVEKWGRFLRLAEPGLHFFNPFAGELVAGTLSTRVQSLDVKVETKTKDNVFVQLICTIQYRVVKENADDAFYELQNPQQQIQSYVFDVVRAIVPRMELDSLFEQKNDVAKAVLEELEKVMSDYGYSIEHILMVDIIPDAAVRRAMNDINAAQRLQLASVYKGEAEKIHLVKKAEGEAEAKYLSGVGIAKQRQAITDGLRENILNFSHSVSGTSAKEVMDLIMVTQYFDTIKELGDNSKTTTVFIPHGPGHVKDIGDQIRTGMMEASSSGL